A genomic segment from Simkaniaceae bacterium encodes:
- a CDS encoding glycosyltransferase: MNYFIKFFLIALFFNPIFMFLNADEKFSIIIPSFNNEKYCRWNLTSALNQNHANYKIIYINDASSDRTQEIVEELKKTHPKGHLITLVNNTKNCGALENIYHAVYDHTDDNDVILLLDGDDALSSPYVLKKLEEVYSRRPIWLTFGQFRERNSGSMGFVRKIPYSRLKQQKLRSFPHGASHLKTFKSWLFKQIKKEDLLYQGNFYAMSWDLAIMFPMLEMAAEHHYQFVDQVLYIYNDANPISDHQKSKELQRKLDLEIRSKKPYSPINGIHRP, encoded by the coding sequence ATGAATTATTTTATAAAGTTTTTTTTAATTGCGCTCTTCTTTAATCCGATCTTCATGTTTTTAAATGCAGATGAAAAGTTTAGTATTATTATTCCGTCATTTAATAATGAGAAATACTGCCGATGGAATTTGACGAGTGCTTTAAACCAAAACCACGCCAACTATAAAATTATTTATATTAATGATGCGTCAAGTGATAGAACTCAAGAGATTGTGGAAGAGTTGAAAAAGACTCATCCTAAAGGACATCTCATTACTTTAGTTAATAATACAAAAAATTGTGGCGCTTTAGAAAATATTTATCATGCCGTCTACGACCATACGGATGATAACGATGTTATTTTATTGCTTGATGGGGATGATGCGCTCTCTTCTCCCTATGTTCTGAAAAAGCTCGAAGAGGTCTATTCAAGAAGACCTATTTGGCTCACTTTTGGGCAATTTCGAGAACGCAATTCAGGGAGTATGGGATTTGTCAGGAAAATCCCCTATTCTAGGTTGAAACAGCAAAAGCTTAGATCATTTCCTCATGGAGCAAGTCATCTTAAAACATTTAAATCATGGCTGTTTAAGCAAATTAAAAAAGAAGATTTGCTTTATCAAGGAAATTTTTATGCTATGTCGTGGGATTTAGCGATTATGTTTCCGATGCTTGAAATGGCTGCCGAACACCATTATCAATTTGTTGATCAAGTTTTATATATCTACAATGATGCCAATCCGATCAGCGATCATCAAAAATCGAAGGAATTACAAAGAAAACTTGATTTAGAGATTAGATCTAAAAAACCGTATTCGCCCATTAACGGTATACACCGCCCGTAA
- the rpmJ gene encoding 50S ribosomal protein L36 gives MRVKASVKADPLKGDKIVRRRGRVYVINKKDPNRKQRQKGPARKK, from the coding sequence ATGCGAGTTAAAGCTTCTGTTAAAGCTGATCCTCTTAAGGGAGATAAAATTGTAAGAAGACGTGGACGAGTCTACGTCATTAACAAAAAAGACCCTAATCGCAAACAAAGGCAAAAAGGACCAGCAAGAAAAAAATAA
- the rpsN gene encoding 30S ribosomal protein S14 produces MARSSQFEKEKKRQKLINSYYEKRQALKKIISSPYSTEEEKKEAMIKLNKLPRNSSPIRARNRCSMTGRPRGYLRKFKISRLCFREFANSGLIPGMYKASW; encoded by the coding sequence ATGGCAAGATCATCACAATTTGAAAAAGAGAAAAAGCGTCAGAAACTCATAAATAGCTATTATGAAAAGCGCCAAGCTCTAAAAAAAATCATTAGCAGTCCTTATTCAACTGAAGAAGAGAAAAAAGAGGCTATGATTAAGCTCAATAAGCTCCCACGCAACTCATCTCCAATCAGAGCGAGAAACCGTTGTTCGATGACAGGACGTCCTAGAGGGTATTTGAGAAAATTTAAAATCTCACGTCTTTGCTTTAGAGAGTTTGCTAATTCCGGACTGATTCCGGGTATGTATAAAGCTAGCTGGTAG
- a CDS encoding GYF domain-containing protein, whose product MIASPYILMPLLLFIAYLTSRFAIKKNRDPYFWFGLGFLFGILAPLILTFLPRVVKKEDIMDQIPLDLTPKSPEPPFPHMDWYYLDQSHQQIGPLSFQLFKDAYEAGHIQNDSYIWNDSMTEWVVLSTKENILETLKPEL is encoded by the coding sequence ATGATCGCATCACCTTATATTCTAATGCCCTTATTGCTCTTTATCGCCTATCTCACTTCGAGATTTGCAATTAAAAAAAATAGAGACCCCTATTTTTGGTTTGGATTAGGCTTTTTATTCGGTATATTAGCCCCACTCATTTTGACCTTCTTGCCGCGGGTTGTCAAAAAAGAGGATATAATGGATCAAATCCCTTTAGATCTGACGCCAAAATCCCCTGAGCCCCCTTTTCCTCATATGGATTGGTACTATCTCGATCAAAGCCATCAACAAATTGGACCGCTTAGCTTTCAATTATTTAAAGATGCATATGAGGCCGGGCATATTCAAAATGATTCGTATATCTGGAATGACTCAATGACGGAATGGGTTGTCTTATCGACAAAAGAAAATATTTTAGAGACATTAAAACCCGAGCTATAG
- a CDS encoding Asp23/Gls24 family envelope stress response protein, with protein sequence MKNEDQLSQLSKKDQMSFTEIDPKELNYADTVFVRDIETRVFQAITIKCLSNIEGISLLEGNLFDNLLGREGVERVKGIYVEQDSKSHSVNLKIELNIAYGISIPQKSEEIQSKLVDDIVKLTGLHVASVHIIFKNLLPEEDLENLLAEKMKDNATDEKEVSEETLNEYSEEF encoded by the coding sequence ATGAAAAATGAAGATCAACTATCACAACTTTCTAAGAAAGATCAAATGAGTTTTACGGAGATCGATCCTAAAGAGCTCAATTATGCCGATACTGTTTTTGTTCGGGATATTGAGACGCGTGTATTTCAGGCAATTACAATCAAATGTCTTTCCAATATTGAAGGGATCTCTCTTCTTGAAGGGAATCTTTTTGATAATTTGCTTGGCCGTGAGGGAGTCGAGCGCGTTAAAGGGATTTATGTCGAACAAGACTCAAAAAGTCATTCGGTTAATCTCAAAATCGAGCTTAATATTGCTTATGGAATTTCAATTCCTCAAAAATCAGAGGAAATTCAATCTAAACTCGTTGATGATATCGTTAAATTAACGGGGTTGCATGTGGCAAGTGTGCACATTATCTTTAAGAATCTACTGCCTGAAGAGGATTTAGAAAATCTTCTTGCAGAAAAGATGAAAGATAATGCAACAGATGAAAAAGAAGTGAGTGAAGAGACCCTTAACGAATACTCAGAGGAATTTTAA
- the uvrC gene encoding excinuclease ABC subunit UvrC, whose protein sequence is MADFNWKTAHFPKEPGVYLMRNKKGAVLYVGKAKNLKTRISQYFQEGRDTRQMIPYLIAQIAHIETIITLSEKEALLLENSLIKQHKPKYNVLLKDDKTYISLMINPNDQWPMLQMLRFKGKPKEKGLYFGPYTSGFAARQTYETLLRAFPLRQCSDRELKSRARPCLLYDMKRCMAPCVNLCTHEEYAELVTHIVRFLKGSDLSLVSDLEKKRKQYANALEFEKAALIHEQIKALKQVIEHHRYTTRFDIDDTDVLAIVRKEMGEACIAKILIRSGRFTDSRCFYIPSTLQTDDEVLTTFILQHYATLTLPPQIFTPMPLHHAIAEILEEMGHEKPKLVTPRKGEKKNLIAMAEKNASAFLESHTKKEQEAQELLMQLQEVCQLSHFPSRIECFDTSHMSMENPVASMAVFINGKKSKNESRLYKIKHAEKSEDYYSMKETLERRLSRGKKEDHLPNLIILDGGKGQLNLAKKILSDLNIVVCDLIAFAKEEARHDKGLSAERIFTTLHDNPISLPLKSPLQFFLQNIRDDAHDMAINYYRKQKSKSLISSSLDTIEGIGPKKRALLLTHFGSVKAIQRASLEEITQVKGISQTDAKNIKKALNIVSD, encoded by the coding sequence ATGGCCGATTTTAATTGGAAAACAGCCCATTTCCCTAAAGAACCCGGTGTCTATCTCATGCGCAATAAAAAAGGCGCCGTATTATATGTCGGGAAAGCTAAAAATTTAAAGACACGCATCTCGCAATATTTCCAAGAGGGCCGCGATACGCGCCAGATGATCCCCTATCTCATTGCGCAAATTGCCCACATCGAAACAATTATTACTCTATCTGAAAAGGAAGCGCTTCTTTTAGAAAATAGTCTCATCAAACAACATAAGCCTAAATATAATGTCCTTCTAAAAGATGATAAAACTTACATCAGCCTCATGATCAACCCAAATGATCAATGGCCGATGCTCCAAATGCTCCGATTTAAAGGCAAACCTAAAGAAAAGGGGCTTTATTTTGGCCCTTATACCAGCGGATTTGCTGCCAGACAAACGTATGAGACGCTCCTTCGCGCTTTCCCTTTGCGTCAATGCTCCGATCGAGAATTAAAATCGAGAGCGCGCCCTTGCCTTCTCTATGACATGAAGCGCTGTATGGCACCTTGTGTTAATCTATGCACCCACGAAGAATACGCTGAACTCGTGACTCATATCGTCCGTTTTTTAAAAGGCAGTGATCTCTCTCTTGTGAGTGATTTAGAAAAAAAGCGCAAACAATATGCCAATGCCCTTGAATTTGAAAAAGCAGCTCTCATTCACGAACAAATTAAAGCTCTAAAACAGGTCATTGAGCACCATCGCTATACAACGCGGTTTGACATTGATGATACGGATGTCCTTGCTATCGTACGTAAAGAAATGGGAGAAGCTTGCATTGCCAAAATCCTTATTCGATCGGGACGATTTACCGACTCAAGATGCTTTTATATCCCTTCTACACTCCAAACGGATGATGAAGTATTAACCACATTTATTTTGCAACACTATGCAACGCTCACACTCCCCCCACAAATCTTTACCCCCATGCCTCTTCACCATGCCATTGCTGAAATTCTTGAAGAAATGGGACATGAAAAACCCAAGTTAGTGACCCCTCGAAAAGGGGAAAAGAAAAATCTCATTGCAATGGCAGAAAAAAATGCATCTGCCTTTTTAGAAAGTCACACTAAAAAAGAACAAGAAGCACAAGAACTTTTAATGCAACTCCAAGAAGTTTGTCAGCTGAGTCATTTCCCTTCACGCATTGAATGCTTTGACACTTCCCATATGTCAATGGAAAACCCCGTTGCGAGTATGGCCGTCTTTATCAATGGGAAAAAAAGCAAAAACGAGTCCCGCCTCTATAAAATCAAACATGCCGAAAAATCTGAAGATTACTATTCTATGAAGGAAACACTTGAAAGGCGCCTTTCTCGTGGAAAAAAAGAGGATCATCTGCCCAATCTCATTATCTTAGACGGAGGCAAGGGACAACTCAATTTAGCTAAAAAAATACTGAGCGATTTAAATATTGTTGTCTGTGATTTAATTGCTTTTGCTAAAGAAGAAGCGCGCCATGATAAGGGATTATCTGCTGAGCGCATTTTCACAACGCTTCACGACAACCCAATTTCTCTCCCCCTTAAATCCCCTCTTCAATTTTTCCTACAGAACATACGCGATGACGCACATGACATGGCGATCAACTACTACCGAAAACAAAAAAGCAAATCATTAATCTCGAGCTCGCTTGATACTATTGAAGGAATAGGCCCAAAAAAACGAGCCCTTCTCTTAACCCATTTCGGATCTGTGAAAGCAATCCAAAGGGCCTCGCTAGAAGAAATCACACAAGTTAAAGGCATCTCCCAAACAGATGCCAAAAACATCAAAAAAGCCCTCAATATCGTTAGTGATTAA
- the mutS gene encoding DNA mismatch repair protein MutS: MTAIKTTPMMAQWQECKQKAKGALLLFRLGDFYEAFYDDATRLSDLLDITLTKRQDIPMAGIPAHTIEQYLERLIAKKMVVAIAEQVEDPKVAKGIVRREITQIVSPATYIPTHIAPHIQNNFFASIAEVNATLGLSLIDLSTAELATMQLDNFDQLYDELIKKKPKELLISEKFAKNHGDLIAQIEKALDIRIALCENHAFNLEQSLHRLTKHFKTQNLDGFGLRGLTAAICSLGALFSYIRDELNLSLDSMTTVALLSLNHTMNVDHTTLRHLEIIESEHKDSHNTLLDLLDQTQTAMGARLFRSWITHPLIRIESITKRQQAIQELLDHPSLLYDLKRALHSIKDLQRLTIKIESKTIHPKELTAYQSSLQIIPLIKELIQTLQSPLIGQIDQSLCNTDTMTQLVKAAISDDPPVKLNQGGAIRDGYHPPLDELRSLKKSAQTYLSNYQIRLREELDIKTLRVSFNRAFGYYIEVSKAQSLRMPNTFEKRQTLVNAERFISQELKEFESKILNAESQIELLEETLYSSLLDTLKKHTQDITAISKGIARLDCLLSLALVAREHRYTCPIVDHSSILKIVDGRHPVIEKTLKDDSFIPNDTDLNESEKMMMITGPNMAGKSTYIRQVALIVLMAQMGSFVPATHAHIGVIKRLFTRIGASDDLSRGLSTFMVEMAETAGILNRKCEQSLIILDEIGRGTSTYDGIAIASSVAQFLISPLATAPKTLFATHYFELTELEKEFNGITNYRVAVKETENQVIFLRKIIKGAADKSYGIHVAQLAGVPLIVLQKAKQLLHHLEKNPKKEGPDKQIAHDESDDQLLLFAPLESSRKRALSLLEEIKQLDLDEISPREAHQFLIDYQTQLKGFL, from the coding sequence ATGACGGCCATTAAAACGACACCGATGATGGCACAATGGCAAGAGTGCAAACAGAAAGCCAAAGGAGCTCTTCTTTTATTTCGCTTAGGGGATTTTTATGAAGCCTTTTATGATGATGCCACCCGTTTATCCGATCTTCTCGATATCACTTTAACTAAACGACAAGATATTCCGATGGCAGGAATCCCGGCCCACACCATCGAGCAATATCTCGAACGCCTCATTGCTAAAAAAATGGTCGTTGCCATTGCAGAACAAGTGGAAGATCCCAAGGTTGCTAAGGGGATCGTTCGTCGAGAGATCACACAAATTGTTTCTCCGGCTACTTATATTCCCACCCATATAGCGCCCCACATTCAAAACAATTTTTTTGCCTCCATTGCAGAGGTCAATGCGACACTCGGATTATCCCTGATCGACCTCTCAACGGCGGAACTCGCCACAATGCAACTCGATAATTTTGATCAACTCTATGATGAGCTCATCAAAAAAAAACCTAAAGAGCTTTTAATCTCTGAAAAATTTGCTAAGAATCACGGTGATTTGATTGCTCAAATTGAAAAAGCGCTCGATATCCGGATCGCTCTTTGTGAAAATCACGCCTTTAATCTCGAGCAATCCCTTCACCGTTTGACAAAGCACTTTAAGACTCAGAACTTAGATGGTTTCGGCTTAAGAGGACTCACAGCAGCTATTTGTAGCTTGGGAGCTCTTTTTTCCTATATCAGGGATGAACTCAATTTGTCTCTTGATTCGATGACAACGGTTGCGCTCCTCTCGCTCAATCACACCATGAATGTCGACCATACGACGCTCAGACATCTCGAAATTATCGAATCCGAACATAAAGACTCCCACAACACGCTTCTTGACTTGCTCGATCAAACACAGACGGCGATGGGGGCTCGCCTTTTTCGCTCATGGATAACGCATCCGCTCATTCGCATTGAATCGATCACTAAACGCCAACAAGCCATTCAAGAGCTTCTCGACCACCCTTCTCTTCTCTATGATCTAAAACGAGCACTTCATTCTATTAAAGATTTACAACGCCTTACAATCAAAATCGAATCAAAGACAATCCACCCCAAAGAGCTCACCGCATACCAAAGTTCACTGCAAATCATTCCCCTGATTAAAGAGCTCATTCAAACTTTACAATCCCCTTTGATTGGGCAAATTGATCAATCCCTTTGCAATACCGATACCATGACGCAATTGGTGAAAGCTGCAATTAGTGATGACCCACCTGTTAAATTAAATCAGGGTGGGGCAATCCGAGATGGCTACCACCCCCCCTTAGATGAATTGAGATCATTAAAAAAAAGTGCTCAAACGTATCTCTCAAATTATCAAATCCGCCTACGCGAAGAGTTGGATATTAAAACATTGCGGGTTAGTTTTAATCGGGCCTTCGGGTATTACATTGAGGTGAGTAAAGCGCAGTCTCTGCGCATGCCAAACACCTTTGAAAAACGCCAAACCCTTGTGAATGCCGAACGCTTTATTTCTCAAGAACTCAAAGAATTCGAATCTAAAATCCTCAATGCCGAATCACAAATTGAGCTCTTAGAAGAAACGCTCTATTCCTCCCTACTCGACACGCTTAAAAAGCATACTCAAGACATTACGGCCATTTCTAAGGGAATTGCACGGCTAGATTGCCTCCTTTCGCTGGCACTTGTTGCCCGAGAACACCGCTATACATGCCCTATCGTTGATCACTCATCCATTCTTAAAATTGTAGACGGTCGCCATCCTGTCATTGAAAAAACACTGAAGGACGATTCCTTTATTCCCAATGACACCGATCTCAATGAATCCGAAAAGATGATGATGATTACAGGCCCCAATATGGCGGGTAAATCAACCTATATTCGCCAAGTGGCTTTGATCGTGTTGATGGCGCAAATGGGCTCTTTTGTTCCGGCTACACACGCACATATTGGAGTGATTAAACGCCTTTTCACCCGCATTGGCGCAAGTGATGATCTTTCTCGGGGACTTTCAACATTTATGGTTGAAATGGCGGAAACAGCCGGCATTTTAAATCGAAAATGCGAACAATCATTGATTATTCTCGATGAAATTGGCCGAGGGACATCGACATATGATGGCATTGCTATTGCATCTTCTGTAGCGCAATTTCTTATTTCCCCATTGGCTACAGCTCCAAAAACCCTCTTTGCAACCCATTATTTTGAATTGACTGAGCTTGAAAAGGAGTTCAATGGGATAACCAATTATCGCGTTGCCGTGAAAGAAACCGAGAACCAAGTCATCTTTCTAAGAAAAATCATTAAAGGCGCTGCTGATAAAAGCTATGGAATTCACGTGGCTCAACTCGCGGGAGTCCCTCTCATTGTTTTACAAAAAGCAAAGCAACTTCTCCACCATCTCGAAAAAAACCCTAAAAAAGAAGGCCCCGACAAACAAATAGCCCACGATGAAAGCGATGATCAACTCCTTCTTTTCGCCCCTTTGGAATCTTCGCGCAAACGCGCTTTATCCTTACTTGAAGAAATCAAACAACTCGATCTAGATGAAATCTCTCCACGTGAAGCCCATCAATTTTTAATAGACTATCAAACCCAATTAAAAGGCTTCCTCTAA
- the dnaG gene encoding DNA primase, producing MGYTRESLEELRSKVDLIEVVSSYVKLQRSGAYYKGLCPFHNEKSPSFLLQKGDHHYHCFGCGAHGDAIAFLMNYMKMSFAEAVKTLAEKFGVALQESDIQEQKKQATVSKLKDIMNDAARFYHFYLLYSDEGHHALNYLYERGLDLKFIKVFQFGYAPKDDHVFINMMKKKGYSLEDLEEVGLVKKHNQRYRAFFTSRVAIPMHDMFKNVVGFSCRKMDEGVFGPKYINSPETLLFKKSHYLFGMYYSRKRIAKEYRALIVEGQIDALRLIEEGFDFTVASQGTAFGETHVKELIKLGVKKVYIAFDGDNAGQEAAVKVGQLFQKQAIEVDVIRFAEGEDPDTILSEQGVPGMMQKIESAEEYLPFLVAFTSKKGNMLTPAGKNEIVRTVVKAIHEWEHPLMVHEGLKRLAALVQVPESVVVPQFKQIKEFVPRNVSLSQIDIDPNKVLEMDLLRWMLLVDQINHPIMEWIQKNIQHEDFLVPICRDLLEIFSKHYQKEQNLNLIAIAASLTNAEHQLFLAEILQKKVNLDRAETAVKETLLKIHERNWMQRCEEIKIKIQNGGHSPEEVTDLIKEFDALKKSPPAIAV from the coding sequence ATGGGATATACTAGAGAAAGTTTAGAGGAGTTACGTTCAAAGGTCGACTTAATCGAAGTTGTCTCCTCGTATGTCAAATTGCAACGATCCGGTGCTTATTATAAAGGGCTTTGCCCTTTTCACAATGAAAAATCGCCCTCTTTTTTATTGCAGAAAGGGGATCATCATTACCACTGCTTTGGTTGTGGCGCTCATGGAGATGCGATTGCCTTTTTAATGAACTACATGAAAATGAGTTTTGCTGAGGCGGTGAAAACTCTCGCAGAAAAGTTCGGCGTTGCTCTGCAAGAATCGGATATCCAAGAGCAAAAGAAGCAAGCCACGGTTTCAAAGCTCAAAGACATCATGAATGATGCAGCGCGGTTTTATCACTTTTATCTTCTCTATTCCGATGAAGGGCATCATGCTTTAAATTATTTATATGAAAGGGGGCTTGATCTCAAGTTCATTAAAGTGTTTCAGTTTGGATATGCGCCTAAAGACGATCATGTATTTATCAATATGATGAAGAAAAAGGGGTATTCCCTTGAAGATTTAGAAGAAGTGGGCCTTGTTAAAAAGCACAATCAGCGTTATCGAGCCTTTTTCACTTCGCGTGTCGCCATTCCCATGCACGATATGTTTAAAAATGTTGTGGGATTTTCATGTCGCAAAATGGATGAGGGGGTTTTTGGTCCAAAATATATCAACTCTCCCGAGACGCTCCTCTTTAAAAAATCTCATTATCTATTTGGGATGTATTATTCGCGCAAAAGAATTGCTAAAGAATATCGAGCATTGATCGTCGAAGGGCAAATTGATGCACTGCGCTTAATAGAAGAGGGCTTTGATTTCACAGTGGCAAGTCAAGGGACTGCCTTTGGCGAAACGCATGTTAAAGAGCTGATTAAACTGGGCGTGAAAAAGGTCTATATCGCATTTGATGGGGATAATGCGGGGCAGGAAGCCGCTGTTAAAGTAGGGCAACTCTTTCAAAAACAAGCAATTGAAGTCGATGTGATTCGGTTTGCTGAAGGGGAGGATCCGGATACGATCTTATCCGAACAGGGGGTTCCCGGCATGATGCAAAAAATTGAGTCTGCTGAAGAATATTTACCCTTTTTAGTCGCATTTACCTCTAAAAAGGGCAATATGTTAACCCCTGCCGGGAAGAATGAAATTGTGCGCACCGTTGTCAAAGCGATCCATGAATGGGAACACCCCCTCATGGTGCATGAGGGATTAAAGCGGCTCGCTGCACTTGTTCAAGTCCCCGAATCAGTTGTTGTCCCACAATTCAAACAGATCAAAGAATTTGTTCCTAGAAATGTCTCCCTTTCTCAAATTGATATCGATCCTAATAAAGTCTTAGAAATGGATCTTCTGCGTTGGATGCTCTTAGTCGATCAAATCAATCACCCTATTATGGAGTGGATTCAAAAAAACATCCAACATGAAGATTTTCTTGTGCCCATCTGTCGAGATCTATTAGAGATTTTTTCTAAACATTATCAAAAAGAGCAAAACCTCAACTTAATTGCGATTGCCGCTTCGCTGACCAATGCCGAACACCAATTGTTTCTAGCTGAAATCTTACAAAAAAAAGTCAATCTAGATCGGGCAGAAACTGCTGTCAAAGAGACGCTTCTTAAAATTCACGAGCGCAATTGGATGCAAAGGTGTGAAGAGATCAAAATAAAAATCCAAAATGGGGGGCACTCCCCTGAGGAAGTGACTGATCTCATTAAAGAATTTGATGCGCTTAAAAAGTCCCCTCCGGCCATTGCGGTATGA